The following are encoded in a window of Amaranthus tricolor cultivar Red isolate AtriRed21 chromosome 2, ASM2621246v1, whole genome shotgun sequence genomic DNA:
- the LOC130806624 gene encoding protein DETOXIFICATION 35-like, protein METPLLNGGDGPVSELIGGDGDYAPVKNVKDATAVFWLETVKLWKIAAPLVFQIICQFGTNSLTNIFVGHLGELELSAVSISLSVIGTFSFGFMLGMGSALETLCGQAFGAGQIHLLGVYLQRSWIILLFSCLVLLPIYIFATPVLKLLGQDHDIANLAGQFTIITIPQLFSLAINFPSQKFLQAQSKVDILAWIGFLALVGHGLLLWLFISVLGWGLLGAAAAYNFTSWLIPVAQVVYIFGWCKDTWLGFSWAAFKEIWAFVRLSVASAVMLCLEIWYMMSITLLAGHLTNAVIAVGSLSICMNVNGIEAMIFIGINAAVSVRVSNELGLLHPRAAKYSVYVAVFQSLLIGLLCMVIILVARDYFAVIYTDSKTLQQAVSKLAWFLGVTMVLNSVQPVISGVAVGGGWQAIVAYINLACYYIFGLPLGYILGYVADFGVTGIWGGMIAGTSMQTLILLFILYRTNWTKEVEETSKRMQKWGGQDIKTVKNDNNI, encoded by the exons aTGGAGACACCGTTATTAAACGGCGGTGACGGACCGGTGTCGGAACTCATCGGCGGCGACGGTGATTATGCGCCGGTGAAGAATGTGAAGGATGCGACGGCGGTGTTCTGGTTAGAAACGGTGAAGCTATGGAAGATTGCTGCTCCGTTAGTGTTTCAGATTATATGTCAATTTGGAACAAATTCATTGACTAATATATTTGTAGGTCATCTCGGTGAACTTGAATTGTCCGCCGTTTCTATTTCTCTCTCCGTTATTGGAACCTTCTCCTTCGGATTCATG CTTGGTATGGGGAGCGCACTTGAGACATTGTGTGGTCAAGCTTTTGGTGCCGGGCAAATTCATTTGCTTGGAGTTTACTTGCAACGCTCTTGGATTATCCTGTTATTCAGCTGTCTTGTACTGCTGCCAATTTACATCTTTGCTACACCAGTATTAAAGCTTCTAGGACAGGACCATGATATAGCCAATCTTGCAGGACAATTTACGATCATCACCATACCACAGTTATTCTCACTGGCAATCAATTTTCCGTCTCAGAAATTCCTACAAGCCCAAAGCAAAGTTGATATACTTGCCTGGATCGGATTTCTGGCCCTAGTTGGACACGGGTTGCTTCTCTGGCTTTTCATTTCTGTACTTGGATGGGGTCTGCTAGGAGCCGCAGCAGCATATAACTTTACGAGTTGGTTGATTCCAGTTGCCCAAGTGGTTTATATATTCGGTTGGTGTAAGGATACTTGGTTAGGATTCTCATGGGCAGCTTTCAAGGAAATATGGGCTTTCGTTAGACTTTCAGTTGCCTCGGCTGTGATGCTTTGTCTCGAAATCTGGTATATGATGAGCATAACTCTCCTTGCAGGTCACCTTACAAATGCTGTGATTGCTGTCGGGTCTCTTTCCATCTG TATGAATGTTAATGGAATAGAAGCCATGATATTCATCGGAATAAATGCTGCTGTAAG TGTccgggtatcaaatgagcttgGACTGTTGCATCCAAGGGCAGCCAAATATAGCGTCTACGTAGCAGTTTTCCAGTCTCTCCTCATTGGGCTTTTGTGTATGGTCATCATCCTTGTTGCTAGAGACTACTTTGCTGTTATCTACACTGACAGCAAGACACTTCAGCAAGCAGTTTCTAAATTAGCATGGTTTCTTGGTGTAACAATGGTTCTTAACAGTGTTCAGCCTGTAATTTCAG GAGTTGCTGTTGGAGGGGGATGGCAAGCCATTGTGGCATATATTAACTTGGCATGTTATTATATATTTGGGCTCCCTCTCGGATACATTCTCGGCTATGTAGCAGATTTTGGTGTAACG GGAATTTGGGGAGGCATGATAGCCGGAACTTCCATGCAGACGTTGATTCTATTGTTCATCCTTTATCGAACAAATTGGACTAAAGAG GTGGAGGAAACAAGCAAGCGAATGCAAAAGTGGGGTGGCCAGGACATTAAGACAGTTAAGAACGATAACAATATATGA